The following proteins are co-located in the Paludibaculum fermentans genome:
- a CDS encoding OPT family oligopeptide transporter, translating into MTEPDPQLRELTVKSVFLGLFLAFVFGAANAYLGMKAGQTVAATIPAAVIAMALFRIPAFRGGLLEQNIARTAASVGEALVAGAIFTLPAFLLVEIDGQKLWADLRGHYWQGVVILLAGGLAGIFFIILLRRALCVEAGLPFPESVASYEIVKAGQESGDAPRLVFGGMAFGGLIQILKSDKGLQIFQEYAEGFIAFPRSVVRHFNFSKAPIGAVTHQGGIPWSTPALSPALIGIGYIIGPELASINVAGGFLAWWVLIPLLLFFDPDLSNRIGGAGHDVAAYTLWYNIVRPIAVGMMLVGAANTMFSMRKSIAESLMGAFRASAKSAHASGEVPRTERDIPTKWVLLCILALFVPVTAIYYGFTGGIGTAMGTALVMGGAGFLLSAVGGYLVGLVGSSNQPLSGLTLSALILSALLMQAMGVKGAAGVAAVLGVAAVVAVAVSVSGSLIQDLKAGHLLGGTPWKMQVVEILAVILLSVFLMGPIIALHEANLSTGGIGGRALPAPQAGLMAQLAKGIVSGDMAWGLLAIGAAFGLALLLCGARAMMLIAVGMYLPFDTSSAIFLGGLIKWVADKVMASYGPEIKAKAEEAGTLLASGLIAGEAVVGILLAVLFLTGVSSITHVFSGTDQFSWFPAWGGWLSWLPMAAIAWVLIRVPMRRSGQ; encoded by the coding sequence GTGACTGAGCCGGACCCCCAACTGCGCGAGCTGACCGTCAAATCGGTTTTCCTCGGACTTTTCCTGGCCTTTGTATTCGGCGCCGCCAACGCCTACCTCGGGATGAAGGCCGGGCAGACCGTGGCCGCCACCATTCCGGCGGCGGTGATTGCCATGGCTTTGTTCCGGATTCCCGCGTTTCGCGGCGGCCTGCTGGAGCAGAACATTGCGCGTACGGCGGCCAGCGTCGGGGAGGCTCTGGTGGCCGGAGCGATCTTCACTCTGCCGGCGTTCCTGCTGGTGGAGATTGACGGGCAGAAGCTGTGGGCGGATCTGCGGGGGCACTACTGGCAAGGCGTCGTGATCCTGCTGGCGGGCGGGCTGGCCGGGATCTTCTTCATCATCCTGCTGCGGCGCGCGCTGTGCGTCGAGGCGGGTCTGCCGTTTCCGGAGAGCGTGGCCAGCTATGAGATCGTCAAGGCCGGGCAGGAGTCCGGCGACGCTCCGCGGTTGGTGTTTGGCGGGATGGCGTTCGGCGGGCTGATCCAGATTCTCAAGAGCGACAAAGGGCTGCAGATCTTCCAGGAGTACGCCGAAGGCTTCATCGCCTTCCCCCGCAGTGTCGTACGCCACTTCAATTTCTCCAAGGCGCCTATCGGAGCGGTCACGCACCAGGGCGGCATTCCCTGGTCGACGCCCGCATTGTCGCCTGCCCTGATCGGCATCGGTTATATCATCGGGCCGGAGTTGGCGTCGATCAACGTGGCGGGCGGGTTTCTCGCGTGGTGGGTATTGATCCCGCTGCTGCTGTTCTTCGATCCGGATCTGTCGAATCGCATCGGCGGAGCCGGGCACGATGTCGCTGCCTACACGCTCTGGTACAACATCGTGCGGCCCATCGCGGTGGGCATGATGCTGGTGGGCGCCGCGAATACGATGTTCTCGATGCGGAAGTCCATCGCGGAGTCGCTGATGGGCGCCTTCCGGGCTTCGGCGAAGTCGGCTCACGCGAGCGGGGAGGTGCCGCGCACGGAACGCGATATTCCGACGAAGTGGGTGCTGCTGTGCATCCTGGCGCTCTTTGTGCCGGTCACGGCGATCTATTACGGGTTCACGGGCGGCATTGGGACGGCGATGGGTACGGCGCTGGTCATGGGTGGCGCGGGGTTCCTGCTTTCGGCGGTCGGCGGGTACCTGGTGGGGCTGGTGGGCAGCTCGAACCAGCCGCTGAGCGGGCTGACGCTCTCCGCACTGATCCTTTCCGCATTGCTGATGCAGGCCATGGGCGTGAAGGGTGCGGCGGGTGTGGCGGCGGTTTTGGGTGTGGCGGCCGTGGTGGCCGTGGCCGTCTCCGTTTCCGGGTCGCTGATCCAGGATCTGAAGGCGGGACATCTGCTGGGCGGTACGCCGTGGAAGATGCAGGTGGTCGAGATCCTGGCCGTGATCCTGCTGTCGGTCTTCCTGATGGGGCCCATCATTGCGCTGCACGAGGCGAATCTGTCCACCGGCGGGATTGGCGGACGCGCGCTGCCGGCGCCGCAGGCCGGACTGATGGCGCAACTCGCCAAGGGCATCGTCAGCGGCGACATGGCCTGGGGGCTCCTGGCTATCGGTGCGGCGTTCGGATTGGCCCTGCTGCTGTGTGGGGCACGGGCCATGATGCTAATCGCAGTGGGCATGTACCTGCCGTTTGATACGAGCTCCGCCATCTTCCTGGGCGGGCTCATCAAGTGGGTGGCGGACAAGGTGATGGCTTCGTATGGTCCCGAGATCAAGGCGAAGGCGGAGGAGGCGGGGACGCTGCTGGCGTCCGGGCTGATTGCCGGAGAGGCCGTTGTCGGCATTCTGCTGGCTGTGCTGTTCCTGACTGGCGTTTCGTCGATTACGCACGTTTTCAGCGGGACGGACCAGTTCTCGTGGTTCCCGGCGTGGGGCGGGTGGCTGTCGTGGCTGCCGATGGCGGCGATCGCCTGGGTCCTGATCCGGGTGCCGATGCGGCGTTCCGGTCAGTAG
- a CDS encoding serine hydrolase, with translation MRLATALLTLALALPSFGLAQPNLDSVVERALKEFNVPGIAVGVIKDGQLVMAKGYGVRKLGDPAPVTADTLFGVASNTKAFTSASLAMLVDEGKLRWDDPVIQYLPAFQMYDPYVTREMTVRDLLVHRSGLGLGAGDLMFFPTSNLSSAEIVKRLRWVRPATSFRSRYAYDNVLYLVAGQVIEAVSGKPWDAFVRERFFKPLGMTRSTTSSTVLKPGMDYATPHAAAEGKLEPIALTNLDNNAPAGAINSSVNEMAHWVVAQLNGGEYNGTRLFSAKQSQEMWSAQTVMPLGNPPGELSESKPNFQAYGLGWVVSDYRGARMIHHTGGLAGMVTRVTMIPSLKLGVLVFTNQEVGAAFNAVTYTVLDHYLNAPTKDWVGAYATYQATRLDEAGENISKAVAAHNPASKPALPLSSYAGRFRDAWYGDVLIEEKDGKLLIRFSHSPSLTGELVHWQYDTFVARWNDRTLLADAYMTFSLKPDGKIDSAKMVAVSPLTDFSFDFHDLFLRPVAADAKPY, from the coding sequence ATGCGTCTCGCAACCGCCCTTCTCACCCTCGCCCTCGCACTGCCATCCTTCGGCCTCGCGCAGCCGAATCTTGACTCCGTCGTAGAACGTGCTTTGAAGGAGTTCAACGTGCCCGGCATCGCCGTGGGGGTCATCAAGGACGGCCAGTTGGTGATGGCCAAGGGCTATGGTGTGCGGAAGCTGGGGGATCCGGCCCCCGTGACGGCTGACACCCTCTTCGGCGTCGCCTCCAACACCAAGGCGTTCACCTCCGCGTCGCTGGCCATGCTGGTGGATGAGGGCAAGCTCCGCTGGGACGATCCCGTGATCCAGTACCTGCCGGCTTTCCAGATGTACGATCCCTACGTCACACGCGAAATGACCGTCCGCGACCTGCTGGTGCACCGCAGCGGCCTGGGCCTGGGCGCGGGCGACCTGATGTTCTTTCCCACCAGCAACCTGAGCTCCGCTGAAATCGTGAAGCGCCTGCGCTGGGTGCGCCCCGCGACCAGCTTCCGCAGCCGCTATGCCTACGACAACGTGCTCTATCTGGTGGCCGGCCAGGTGATCGAAGCGGTCAGCGGCAAGCCGTGGGACGCTTTCGTTCGTGAACGCTTCTTCAAGCCGCTGGGCATGACCCGTTCCACCACCAGTTCCACCGTCCTCAAGCCGGGCATGGACTACGCGACTCCGCACGCCGCGGCCGAGGGGAAGCTGGAGCCCATCGCCCTCACCAATCTCGACAACAACGCACCAGCCGGCGCCATCAACTCGAGCGTCAATGAGATGGCCCACTGGGTCGTCGCGCAGTTGAATGGCGGCGAGTACAACGGAACCCGCCTCTTCAGCGCCAAACAGAGCCAGGAGATGTGGTCGGCCCAAACGGTGATGCCCCTGGGCAACCCGCCCGGCGAACTCTCCGAGTCCAAGCCGAACTTCCAGGCCTACGGGCTAGGCTGGGTGGTGTCAGACTACCGCGGCGCCAGGATGATTCATCATACCGGCGGCCTGGCCGGCATGGTCACGCGCGTCACGATGATCCCGTCGCTCAAGCTGGGCGTTTTGGTTTTCACCAATCAGGAGGTCGGCGCGGCCTTCAATGCAGTCACCTACACGGTGCTGGACCACTATCTCAACGCCCCGACCAAGGATTGGGTCGGAGCCTATGCCACCTACCAGGCCACGCGCCTGGACGAGGCCGGTGAAAACATCAGCAAGGCGGTCGCTGCCCACAATCCGGCTTCAAAACCTGCCCTGCCTTTAAGCAGCTATGCCGGGCGCTTCCGCGATGCCTGGTACGGCGACGTCCTGATCGAGGAGAAGGACGGTAAGCTGCTGATCCGCTTCAGCCATTCCCCCTCCTTGACCGGCGAACTGGTGCACTGGCAGTACGACACGTTTGTCGCGCGCTGGAACGACCGCACCCTGCTCGCGGACGCTTACATGACGTTTTCACTGAAGCCCGACGGCAAGATCGATTCCGCCAAGATGGTCGCGGTCTCGCCGCTCACCGACTTCAGCTTCGACTTCCACGATCTCTTCCTGCGGCCGGTCGCCGCCGACGCCAAGCCCTACTGA
- a CDS encoding NADH-quinone oxidoreductase subunit A, whose protein sequence is MPEGYLPIFIFLVVATLFPFILLMLARFVRPQLPSLAKLEAYECGIKAASNSRGRYTVRFYIVAILFVVFDVETIFLFPWAVQFKQLGWFGVSEVTVFLAILVVGYIWAFKKGALEWV, encoded by the coding sequence ATGCCCGAAGGGTATCTGCCAATCTTCATCTTCCTGGTCGTTGCGACGCTGTTCCCTTTCATTCTTTTGATGCTCGCTCGCTTCGTCCGGCCCCAATTGCCATCGCTGGCCAAATTGGAGGCCTACGAGTGCGGTATCAAGGCGGCGTCCAACTCGCGCGGCAGGTACACGGTCCGCTTCTACATCGTGGCCATCCTCTTTGTGGTCTTCGACGTGGAAACCATCTTCCTCTTCCCCTGGGCTGTGCAGTTCAAGCAACTCGGCTGGTTTGGAGTGAGCGAAGTCACCGTTTTCCTGGCGATCCTGGTGGTCGGATACATCTGGGCATTCAAAAAGGGAGCTCTTGAGTGGGTCTAA
- a CDS encoding gamma-glutamyltransferase family protein produces the protein MNRLFLLCPLFVMLAGAQPATMFPPVRGTREMVGAGNNFQVEAGWRMLTTGGNAVDAGVAGILAATVTEQSRIGLGGEVPILIQMAGKPAIAISGVGTAPALAIPEFYRARKPEAWEEPSRMAPIPSIGLKAAIVPGMFDGLILALSQHGSKSYCEVVQPAIEAAHGFPIPDEYARFIGELRNFLHLWPASEQFFLPGGEPPKRGEIFRSPTLAATLESLCTMEKNAKGDRAAKLQAVRDEFYKGSIGHKLADFSQANDGLLRYDDLAKFHAEIDKPAVGTYRGYGILKPGFWTQGPVMIEALNILERFDLKAMRHNSPEYLHTVIEALKLAFADRDRYYGDPKFSKIPAEALLSKEYAAERAKLIDSEHASIEHRPGNLGGPMALAANTHGASIDHDTTCINVVDRFGNVFSATPSGAWLPSVIAGDTGIPYSMRLESFVLTAGHANLLAPGKRPRVTLSPTIVLKDGKPWLAMSTPGGDNQDQAMLQVLLNLIDFGMSPQEAVEVPRLQTEHFYASFGNHEFSPGRVNIESRIPEATAKKLLDKGHRLAILGPWSNGSAPTVIRIDNGVLDGGADPRRSRFIFGR, from the coding sequence ATGAACCGACTTTTTCTGCTGTGCCCGCTTTTCGTGATGCTTGCCGGAGCTCAACCGGCCACCATGTTTCCGCCCGTGCGCGGGACGCGGGAGATGGTGGGGGCCGGCAACAACTTCCAGGTGGAGGCCGGATGGCGGATGCTGACCACGGGCGGCAACGCCGTGGATGCGGGGGTTGCGGGGATCCTGGCGGCCACGGTGACGGAGCAGTCGCGCATCGGGCTGGGGGGCGAGGTGCCGATTCTGATCCAGATGGCCGGCAAGCCTGCCATTGCGATCAGCGGAGTTGGGACCGCCCCTGCGTTGGCCATACCGGAGTTTTACCGCGCCCGCAAGCCCGAGGCGTGGGAAGAGCCCAGCCGCATGGCTCCGATTCCTTCCATCGGGCTGAAGGCCGCCATTGTGCCCGGCATGTTCGACGGGCTCATCCTGGCGCTTTCGCAGCACGGCTCGAAATCGTATTGCGAGGTAGTCCAGCCCGCGATCGAGGCCGCGCATGGGTTTCCCATTCCGGATGAGTACGCTCGATTTATCGGTGAGCTCCGCAACTTCCTGCACCTGTGGCCTGCCTCCGAGCAGTTCTTTCTGCCCGGCGGGGAACCGCCCAAGCGCGGGGAAATCTTCCGATCGCCCACCCTTGCCGCCACGTTGGAGTCGCTCTGCACCATGGAGAAGAACGCCAAGGGCGACAGGGCCGCCAAGCTGCAGGCGGTGCGCGACGAGTTCTACAAAGGGTCCATCGGGCACAAGCTGGCCGATTTCTCGCAGGCCAACGACGGGCTGTTGCGGTACGACGATCTGGCGAAGTTCCATGCCGAGATCGACAAGCCGGCCGTCGGGACGTATCGCGGGTACGGCATTTTGAAGCCGGGCTTCTGGACGCAAGGGCCCGTCATGATCGAGGCGCTCAACATCCTGGAGCGCTTCGACCTGAAGGCCATGCGGCACAACTCGCCGGAGTATCTGCACACGGTGATCGAGGCTTTGAAGCTGGCCTTCGCCGACCGGGACCGCTATTACGGCGACCCCAAGTTTTCCAAGATCCCGGCCGAGGCGCTGCTTTCCAAGGAGTACGCAGCCGAGCGGGCCAAGCTGATCGACTCCGAACACGCGTCCATTGAACACAGGCCGGGCAACCTGGGCGGGCCGATGGCGCTGGCTGCCAACACCCATGGAGCGTCCATCGACCACGACACGACCTGTATCAACGTGGTCGACCGGTTCGGCAACGTCTTCTCGGCGACGCCCAGCGGGGCCTGGCTGCCGTCGGTAATCGCCGGGGATACGGGGATTCCGTACAGCATGCGGCTGGAGTCGTTTGTTCTCACCGCGGGTCATGCGAACCTGCTGGCGCCCGGGAAGCGGCCTCGCGTCACCTTGAGTCCCACCATCGTGTTGAAAGACGGCAAGCCGTGGCTGGCCATGTCGACGCCTGGCGGCGACAACCAGGATCAGGCGATGCTGCAGGTGCTGCTCAACCTGATCGATTTTGGGATGAGCCCGCAGGAAGCCGTGGAAGTGCCGCGGCTGCAGACGGAACACTTCTACGCCTCGTTTGGGAATCACGAGTTCAGCCCGGGCCGGGTCAATATTGAATCCCGCATTCCCGAGGCCACGGCCAAGAAGCTGCTCGACAAGGGCCACCGGTTGGCCATCCTGGGGCCGTGGTCGAACGGCTCAGCGCCCACCGTCATCCGCATCGACAATGGGGTGCTGGACGGCGGTGCGGATCCGCGCCGGTCGCGGTTCATCTTCGGCCGCTAG
- a CDS encoding sulfatase family protein, whose amino-acid sequence MNWTRRTFLTGAAAAPLFAQRRGKKGDAPGPKPNILLIMADEVPSWVLGCYGNQEIPTPNIDRMAAGGSRFVRSFACTPAATPNRITLLSGRTPRQHGLHDAGAALPASFASEKLLSDVLSQNGYRCGYAGLWDAASGAPGHGFSSAGTAISGKGSGAEAVTSQALAFLDEQKKDAPFFLALSYPSPMLLQQSSAKQFHARFASAKFESYGTMPVSAHAALGKEYLSDTLGNLRKYAAGLTELDGQLAALPGKLLAKGLFDNTLVVFTGTSGHLLGRHGLWGDGRASNPPNMYDEAVGVPMIWQWPGMFPVQAARPEVVSAYDVFPTLCSAAGLKADAKSLCGRDFLQVVMNRVPAQKKSWSDLVFADMGDTEMARDNYYKVIIRDGGQGSNEFYDLRQDSLEKNNRYDNPGYVTVRDTMAKSLADWRQTYA is encoded by the coding sequence ATGAACTGGACCCGACGAACATTCCTGACCGGCGCCGCCGCTGCGCCTCTTTTCGCCCAACGGCGCGGCAAGAAGGGCGATGCGCCCGGACCCAAACCCAACATCCTGCTGATCATGGCGGATGAAGTCCCTTCGTGGGTCCTGGGCTGCTACGGCAATCAGGAGATCCCCACTCCAAACATCGACCGCATGGCGGCCGGCGGGTCGCGCTTCGTCCGGAGCTTCGCCTGCACGCCCGCCGCGACGCCCAACCGCATCACCTTGCTCAGCGGGCGGACGCCCAGGCAGCACGGCCTACATGACGCCGGAGCAGCCCTGCCGGCTTCGTTCGCCAGCGAGAAACTCCTATCGGATGTGTTGTCGCAGAACGGCTACCGCTGCGGCTATGCGGGCCTGTGGGACGCCGCATCGGGCGCCCCCGGCCATGGGTTCAGCTCGGCTGGAACCGCTATCTCGGGCAAGGGTTCCGGTGCGGAAGCCGTCACCAGCCAGGCGCTGGCCTTCCTCGACGAGCAGAAGAAGGACGCCCCGTTTTTCCTGGCGCTCTCCTACCCCAGCCCGATGCTGCTCCAGCAGAGCAGCGCCAAACAGTTCCACGCGCGCTTCGCCTCGGCGAAGTTCGAGAGCTACGGCACCATGCCGGTGTCTGCGCATGCGGCGCTCGGCAAGGAATACCTGTCTGACACGCTGGGCAACCTGCGCAAATATGCGGCCGGACTAACGGAACTGGACGGCCAACTCGCCGCCTTGCCCGGCAAGCTCCTCGCCAAGGGCCTCTTCGACAACACGCTGGTCGTCTTCACCGGCACGTCGGGCCACCTGCTGGGCCGGCACGGGCTCTGGGGCGACGGGCGGGCCTCCAACCCGCCGAACATGTACGACGAGGCGGTCGGCGTACCGATGATCTGGCAGTGGCCCGGCATGTTTCCGGTCCAGGCCGCACGGCCTGAAGTCGTGAGCGCTTACGACGTCTTCCCCACCCTATGCTCGGCGGCAGGCTTGAAGGCCGACGCCAAGTCCTTGTGCGGCCGCGACTTCCTGCAGGTCGTCATGAACCGCGTACCGGCGCAGAAGAAATCCTGGTCGGACCTGGTGTTCGCGGATATGGGTGATACCGAGATGGCCCGCGACAACTACTACAAGGTGATCATCCGCGACGGCGGCCAGGGTTCGAACGAATTCTACGATCTCCGTCAGGATTCGCTGGAGAAGAACAATCGCTACGACAACCCCGGTTATGTGACGGTGCGCGACACTATGGCCAAAAGCCTGGCCGACTGGCGCCAGACCTACGCCTGA
- a CDS encoding ABC transporter permease has product MSTAAIPTPRLRLPGAMFLRVLVERRALIYQMVRRDFGQRFVGSAAGWLWTLIHPLVTLASWVFVFQYCMKAPAPSAACGGNYTLCLFCGYLPWLLFSDTVQRSATALLDQSNLITKTVFPSEIVPVTLFLSSLGSHLFAVAIAIGVVRFTTGHFSVLILLLPIYTVFLGLFAIGVGWIAASLQVYLRDTAQVVIVMLTAWFWITPIFIDETAFPVRARFLIRWNPLAYVVKGYRERLLTATIPSLEDFLYLAAVSIAVFAIGGMFFRHLKRGFADVL; this is encoded by the coding sequence TTGAGCACCGCAGCTATCCCGACTCCCCGTCTACGTCTGCCCGGCGCGATGTTCCTGCGCGTCCTGGTCGAACGCAGGGCCCTCATCTACCAGATGGTGCGCCGCGATTTCGGCCAGCGCTTTGTCGGTAGCGCCGCCGGGTGGCTCTGGACCCTGATCCATCCATTGGTCACCCTGGCCAGTTGGGTCTTCGTCTTTCAGTACTGCATGAAGGCGCCCGCCCCCAGCGCGGCCTGCGGCGGAAACTATACCCTCTGCCTCTTCTGTGGATATCTGCCGTGGCTGCTCTTCAGTGATACCGTCCAACGCTCCGCCACGGCGCTGCTCGATCAGTCGAACCTGATTACGAAAACGGTCTTTCCCTCGGAAATCGTTCCGGTCACTCTATTTTTGTCCTCCCTGGGGAGCCACCTCTTCGCCGTTGCCATAGCCATCGGCGTAGTCCGCTTTACCACTGGACACTTCAGTGTCCTGATCCTGCTGTTGCCCATCTATACGGTCTTTCTGGGGCTCTTCGCGATCGGCGTGGGTTGGATCGCCGCCAGCCTGCAGGTGTACCTGCGCGATACTGCCCAGGTCGTGATTGTCATGCTGACGGCCTGGTTCTGGATCACCCCCATTTTTATCGACGAAACAGCCTTTCCAGTCCGGGCACGCTTCCTGATCCGCTGGAATCCGTTGGCCTACGTCGTGAAAGGCTACCGGGAGCGGCTACTGACCGCCACCATCCCCTCGCTCGAAGATTTCCTCTATCTTGCCGCCGTTTCCATCGCCGTCTTCGCGATTGGCGGCATGTTCTTCCGCCACCTGAAGCGCGGCTTTGCCGATGTCCTGTAG
- a CDS encoding alpha/beta fold hydrolase, with translation MLLPILALLMVSPPAETEHLPSAAGFVTIWRTHALSGSAHAGIERAFLLVHGAGRNAEDYYRWALASAMAAGEIEKTIVIAPHFKSRAGGDPVEAGELEWSGGGWASGELSIAGKTTSYDVIDLVLEILNSSERFPDLKEVVVAGHSAGGQFVQRYAAVNRMEARMRVPVRYVAANPSSYLYLNELRMQLGATCSENGRCTGKFVKYWDAANCTTYNQYRYGMEKRTGYAAGTSEENILELYPRRKVTYIVGALDTRTDDSSLDRSCRAIAQGPNRKERGLIFYNYMKTQFNAVHTLEIAPGCGHSAVCVFAGPAGVKAVFGK, from the coding sequence ATGCTGCTGCCGATTTTGGCGCTCCTGATGGTCAGTCCGCCGGCCGAGACCGAACACCTTCCTTCCGCGGCCGGATTTGTCACCATCTGGCGCACCCATGCGTTATCCGGCTCTGCCCACGCCGGGATTGAGCGAGCCTTCCTCTTGGTCCACGGTGCCGGCCGCAATGCCGAGGATTACTACCGTTGGGCCCTGGCTTCGGCCATGGCCGCCGGTGAGATCGAGAAGACGATCGTCATTGCGCCGCACTTCAAGTCGCGTGCCGGCGGCGATCCCGTCGAGGCCGGCGAGTTGGAATGGTCTGGAGGCGGCTGGGCCTCCGGTGAATTGTCCATCGCAGGCAAGACCACATCCTACGATGTGATTGATCTGGTTCTGGAGATTCTGAACTCTTCTGAACGGTTTCCGGATTTGAAGGAAGTGGTGGTCGCCGGGCACTCGGCCGGAGGCCAGTTTGTCCAGCGCTACGCCGCGGTCAACCGCATGGAGGCCCGGATGCGCGTACCGGTCCGGTATGTGGCGGCCAACCCGTCCAGCTACCTGTACTTGAATGAACTGCGGATGCAACTGGGCGCAACCTGCTCAGAGAATGGGCGATGTACGGGCAAGTTCGTCAAGTATTGGGACGCGGCCAACTGCACCACGTACAATCAGTACCGCTACGGAATGGAGAAGCGCACCGGGTATGCGGCGGGCACGTCGGAAGAGAACATTCTCGAACTCTATCCGCGGCGCAAGGTCACCTACATTGTCGGAGCGCTGGATACCCGCACAGACGACTCGAGCCTCGACCGTTCGTGCCGCGCCATCGCGCAGGGGCCGAATCGGAAGGAACGAGGCCTGATTTTCTACAACTACATGAAAACGCAGTTCAACGCCGTGCACACCCTGGAAATCGCCCCGGGCTGCGGCCATTCCGCGGTGTGCGTGTTTGCCGGACCGGCCGGCGTCAAAGCGGTCTTCGGAAAGTAA
- the hutH gene encoding histidine ammonia-lyase — protein MVSLNGSALTLEDVAQVARHGGEVELDPHAVKRMKAAREVIDRLAAGEAPVYAVNTGVGLLADTRVAPEELEQLQRNVVRSHACGVGEPLPEDVVRAIMLIRANVLAKGISGIRPVVARRICGLLNKGVTPLVPSRGSVGASGDLAPLAHIALVLIGEGEAVYQGQRMSGGAALSAALIEPLRLHSKEGISLVNGTQAMLALGTLALLDSEDLAEAADVACALSLDALRGTPKAFDPRIHEVRPHPGQLASAKLLRRLLEGSEIRASHQACRRVQDAYSLRCAPQVHGAVRDTLTETRRVFGIELNSATDNPLVFGEETLSGGNFHGQHLAFAMDFMAIALTALAGISERRIDRLVNPALNEGLPPFLAHHPGLESGYMMLQVTAAALVAECRVLATPASPGSITTSGNKEDFVSMGMTSALKLRQVVELTRQVLAIELMTATQALECLRPLKTSPLLEEIRTAFVAVCPPRKDDQPFSAGIAAAADWLKRWRAVRPTAVAEIDAQ, from the coding sequence ATGGTTAGTCTGAATGGATCCGCGTTGACCCTGGAAGATGTCGCCCAGGTGGCCCGCCACGGCGGCGAAGTCGAGTTGGACCCGCATGCCGTCAAGCGCATGAAGGCCGCGCGCGAGGTGATCGACCGCCTCGCCGCCGGCGAAGCCCCCGTCTACGCCGTGAATACCGGCGTCGGCCTGTTGGCGGACACGCGCGTCGCGCCCGAGGAACTCGAACAACTGCAGCGCAACGTGGTGCGCTCCCATGCGTGCGGCGTCGGCGAACCCCTGCCGGAGGATGTCGTCCGCGCCATCATGCTGATCCGGGCCAACGTGCTGGCCAAGGGCATCTCCGGCATCCGGCCCGTCGTCGCCCGGCGCATCTGCGGTCTCTTGAACAAAGGCGTCACCCCGCTGGTCCCCTCCCGCGGCAGCGTCGGCGCCAGCGGCGACCTCGCCCCCCTGGCCCACATCGCTCTCGTGCTGATCGGAGAAGGCGAAGCCGTCTACCAGGGCCAGCGCATGAGCGGAGGAGCCGCCCTGTCAGCCGCCCTCATCGAGCCCCTGCGCCTGCATTCCAAGGAAGGCATCTCCCTGGTGAACGGAACCCAGGCCATGCTCGCCCTGGGCACACTGGCGCTGCTGGACTCAGAAGATCTGGCCGAAGCCGCCGACGTCGCCTGCGCGCTCTCCCTCGACGCCCTGCGCGGCACGCCCAAGGCCTTCGACCCGCGTATCCACGAAGTCCGCCCCCATCCCGGACAACTTGCCAGCGCGAAGCTGTTGCGGCGCCTGCTGGAAGGCAGCGAGATCCGGGCGTCGCACCAGGCGTGCCGGCGGGTTCAGGACGCCTACTCGCTCCGCTGCGCGCCCCAAGTCCACGGCGCGGTTCGCGACACCCTGACAGAGACGCGGCGCGTCTTCGGCATCGAACTGAACTCAGCCACGGACAATCCGCTCGTCTTCGGGGAAGAGACTCTCTCGGGCGGCAATTTCCACGGCCAGCATCTCGCGTTCGCGATGGACTTCATGGCGATCGCCCTGACGGCCCTGGCGGGCATCAGCGAACGCCGCATCGACCGCCTGGTGAACCCGGCCCTGAACGAAGGCCTGCCACCCTTCCTGGCGCATCACCCCGGCCTCGAATCCGGCTACATGATGCTGCAGGTGACGGCGGCCGCCCTGGTGGCCGAGTGCCGGGTGCTGGCCACGCCGGCATCCCCAGGCTCCATCACCACCAGCGGCAACAAGGAAGACTTCGTCAGCATGGGCATGACCTCGGCGTTGAAACTGCGCCAGGTGGTAGAGCTCACCCGGCAGGTGCTGGCCATCGAACTGATGACGGCGACACAGGCGCTGGAATGCCTGCGCCCGTTGAAGACCAGCCCGCTGCTCGAAGAGATCCGCACGGCCTTTGTCGCCGTATGTCCTCCGCGCAAGGACGACCAGCCCTTCTCCGCCGGCATCGCCGCCGCCGCCGATTGGTTGAAACGCTGGCGCGCGGTGAGGCCTACCGCCGTGGCGGAGATTGACGCACAATAG
- a CDS encoding TrmH family RNA methyltransferase — MVVLDHVRSMYNVGAFFRTADAVRLERLVLCGITAHPPQEGIGKTALGAEETVPWEYHTDALVPLRMMRARGYHVAAIETGDSATDIFDWQPSWPVCVVFGNEVDGLGEGVLSSCDAHIRLPMNGVKNSLNVATAGGVVVYELLRKFRERR, encoded by the coding sequence GTGGTCGTGCTCGATCATGTACGCAGCATGTACAACGTCGGAGCATTCTTTCGCACAGCCGACGCCGTGAGGCTCGAGCGCCTGGTGCTGTGCGGCATCACCGCGCACCCGCCGCAGGAGGGTATCGGCAAGACCGCGCTGGGCGCCGAAGAGACCGTGCCCTGGGAGTACCACACCGATGCGCTGGTGCCGCTACGCATGATGCGGGCGCGCGGCTACCATGTGGCGGCCATCGAAACCGGGGACTCCGCAACCGATATTTTCGACTGGCAGCCGAGTTGGCCTGTCTGTGTCGTCTTTGGCAACGAGGTGGACGGTCTGGGGGAGGGCGTGCTGTCTTCCTGCGATGCCCACATCCGCCTGCCGATGAATGGTGTCAAAAACTCTTTGAACGTCGCCACCGCGGGCGGCGTCGTGGTGTACGAACTGCTGCGCAAATTCCGGGAGAGACGATGA